The stretch of DNA TCAGGAGCTACCACCGCACATGTGTGGCATCGTCGGAATCGTCTCTACTGAGCCAGTCAACCAACAAATCTATGACGCTCTGTTGCTTCTGCAACACCGTGGTCAAGACTCCACTGGTATCGCAACCGCAGATGGTTCACGCCTGCACATGCACAAGACCAAGGGTCAGGTACGCGAGGGTTTCCGTACTCGTGACATGCGCACTCTGGTGGGAAACGTGGGCCTTGGTCACGTGCGATATGCCACAGCTGGTGCCGCCTCTAACGAAGAAGAAGCTCAACCGTTTTATGTGAATGCCCCCTACGGCATCATCTTGGTTCACAACGGTAATCTCACCAACACTCGTGAACTGACCAAAGACTTATTCAACATTGACCGCCGACACGTCAACACATCCAGTGACACTGAACTACTGCTCAATGTTCTTGCCACTGAACTACAAAGCACCATCTCAGGCTCCGACTTGAGCCCAGAGAACATATTCCATGCAGTTGCAAACCTGCATAAGCGCGTGGAAGGTTCCTACGCCGCTATCGCGATTATTTCCGGTCACGGTTTGCTCGCCTTCCGCGATCCTTTCGGTATTCGCCCACTGATCCTGGGTAAACGAGAAATGGACAATGGCAAGACTGACTACATCGTTGCTTCAGAGTCACTCGTTCTCGAAAGTGGCGGTTACGAAATCGTGCGCGACGTGGAACCAGGTGAGGCCGTTTTCATTACCCAAGATGGAACCCTCTACACCCACCAGTGTGCAGAGAACCCCATTCTTCGACCATGCTCCTTTGAGTACGTCTACCTCGCTCGTCCTGACTCAGTGATGAACGGCATCTCTGTTTACGAAACGCGTCTGCGCATGGGTGATCGTTTGGCAGCCACCATTGCACAACATGCTCCGCTTGGCGACATTGATGTTGTGATGCCCATTCCTGACTCTTCTCGCCCCTCAGCGATGCAGGTTGCCCGCACACTGGGTGTGGAATACCGCGAAGGCTTCTTCAAGAACCGTTACGTCGGTCGCACCTTCATCATGCCCGGCCAGGCTCAGCGCAAGCGTTCTGTCCGCCAAAAACTCAATGCCATGTCCACTGAGTTCAAAGGCAAGAATGTCCTCATCGTGGACGATTCAATTGTGCGTGGAACAACCTCTCGTGAAATCGTTGAGATGGCTCGTGCCGCTGGAGCAAACAAGGTGACCTTTACCTCAGCTGCTCCTCCCGTGCGCTACCCCCACGTGTACGGCATCAACATGCCTTCACGTCAGGAACTCATCGCACACGGCCGGAAAATTCCAGAAATTGCTCAAGAGCTTGGTGCAGACCACCTGATTTATCAAGAAGTAGCTGATATGGAAGCGGCCATCATGGAAGGTTCCAACCTCACAGGTCTTGACTTGAGCTGCTTCACAGGCGAATACGTCACCGGAACGATTACTCCGGAATACCTCGACTGGGTCGAGCGCAACCAGTTGAGCTAATTACTCTGAGGTTACTTCGGTCTTTTGAGCTGTAACTGTCGTGACGTGGCGCGAGTAATAGCGGTCAACAATGAGGGCAAAGATAAGCCCGAGTGTTCCACCGATGGTTCCTGTGATGAGCATCATGAAGCCAAAAATCTGGGTCAAGGTGAACTCACTGTTGTTGGGGAACGCAAAGGTCAGAATTAATGCGGCAATGATGCCGAAGATGATTCCTACGACCATAAAGGTTAAAAACTTGGGAGAACGTCGAACAACGACCTGCTCAGTGGTGACTGTTTCTTTTTCGCTCATGTCACCATTGTGCCAGTGGAAAGAGGTAGCTCACATCACTGCGAACACCTGATGCACTGATCTTGCCCTGGTCATAGGCTTCACTCCAGGTTTGTTGACCCGTCGCTATCGCAATCCAGGTCGCAGGATCCATCTCCACTACATTCGGGGGTGTTCCCCGAGTATGTTCCGGCCCTTCCACGCACTGGATGGCTCCGAAGGGCGGTACGCGTAGCTCAACGGTATGGCCAGGTGCACAGTCGGTGACCAACTGAAGCAGATATCTCACTGCAGTAGCAACATCGTTGCGCTCAGAGGAACCTTCCATAACGGCATGAACGGCCTGTTGACCGTCAGCCGCATCAACTCGAGGTTTAGCCATGACGGTTAGGCAGAGCGAGAAACGACGTGCTCAGCAAAAGCAGAGAGAGCTGTTTTCACCGGACCTGCAGGTAGTGGCTCGAGAGCAGCAACAGCTTCGTGTGCCCAACGCCGGGCTTCTTCACGGGTGGCTTGGGTAACCGGGTGCGCATAGAGCTCAGTGATGGCGAGCTGCAGGTCAGCGTCCGCCTCAACAGATTCTTCATCGGCATCAGCGCGAATGCGAGCCAACAATGCAGCTGCTGCAGGGTCCGTGTGTCCCTGCTTTTCAAGCAGCAATGTGGGCAGAGTGGGAACGCCTGCGCGCAGATCAGTTCCCGCTTGTTTACCCGTGGCAGCTGATTCGGGAGAAAGATCAAGTACGTCATCGGCGAGCTGGAAAGCGACACCAATCTTTTCACCAAACTCCACCATAGGTTCCTCGAATTCGCGAGGTGCACCAGAGTAAACAATGCCACAACGTGCTGCAGCAGAAATCAGAGATCCCGTCTTATCTGCCAAAACCTGGATGTAATGAGAGACAGGGTCTTCATCTGGACGTGGGCCCACAGTTTCATGGAGCTGACCCAGGCACAACCGTTCAAAGGTTTCTGCTTGTAGCAGCATTGCTTTCTCACCGAGACGTGTCATCAGCGTGCTGGCTCTGGAGAAGAGAAGATCTCCGGTGAGGATAGCTACCGAGTTTCCCCACACCTCATGTGCACTGGGAACACCGCGACGAAGCGGAGCTTCGTCCATAACGTCATCGTGATACAACGAAGCCAAATGAGTGATTTCGATTGCTTGCGATGCCGTAACAACTTCAGGTGTTGCACCATTGCCCAGCTGCGCAGTGAGCAGCGTCAGCATGGGGCGAACGCGCTTGCCTCCGGCCCCGTAAAGGTAACGGCCTGACACATCGGCGAGCGCATCTGCGAAATGAAGTTCTGTGCTGAGACCTTCTTCGATTAAGGCCAAACCAGCGTCGATGGTGTCCGCGAGCTGTTTAGTTTCTGGACTGGCGAAAAGTCGTTGACGCAGGGAAAGACGTCCTGCTACACCACTCACGCTCGTACTCACCCGTTCAGCCTAGTCCTCACTATGAAACAGGTTTGATTCCGCGGTGAAGCGCCACAACTCCAGCTGTGAGATTGCGGTATGCCACTTTCTCAAAACCTGCCTCACGAATCCAGCTGGCAAGAGTGGATTGGTTTGGCCAATCCTCGATGGAGTCTGCCAAGTAGGTGTAGGCCTCCGTGTTTGAGCTGGAAACTTTTGCTACCAGTGGCATGACCTTACGCAGGTAGAAGTTGTAACTCGCACGAATGGGCGCAGCTGGTGGAGTGGAGAACTCACAAATGACAATGCGTCCACCAGGTTTGGTCACTCGGTAGAGCTCAGCAAGAGCTTTCTTCGGCTGAACAACATTCCGAAGACCGAAAGACATTGTCACGGCATCAAAGCTGTTGTCCTCAAACGGAAGAGCGGTTGCATCTGCTTGAACGAACTCGATGAGTGGATTCTTGCCATGCTTCTTGCGGCCGACCTCAATCATCCCGGGAGAGAAATCAGCAGCCACCACATGCGCACCAGACTTGGCCAACGCTGCTGAACTTGTGCCCGTTCCAGCTGCGAGGTCCAGTACCCGCTCAGATGGCTGTGGGTTGACAGCACGGGTCGTGGAGATTCGCCACAGGGTTGCATTACCTGCCGAAAGCAGGCTGTTTGTGACGTCGTAGCCTGCGGCTACGTCGTCAAACATGGCAGAGACGTCCTCGGGCTTTTTCGATAGGTCAGCAGTAGTCACAAGAGAAGTCTACGGCGCAGGCGTAGGCTGTCTCGAGTGAGTGTGAATACACAAGTTGGTCTCGTTGTCGAAACGGTGCCATTGGAGCAGATTCCAGAGTTGCTGGATCTGCTTGCGCCGTCGTCTCCTCTGCTGTGGTGGAGGCGCAATGAGGGAATGGTTGGCCACGACCCGCTCATCACACGTGTGTTCCGTGGCAAGGATCGTTTTAGGGAAGCAGCCGCTGACTGGCAAGAAATTGTTTCCTCCGCTGAGATCAGAGATCAGGTAAAGCTTCCTGGCACGGGCTTGATGGCTTTTGGCACTTTTGGATTCCGATACACATCTGCCGTTTCCAGCGTTCTCATCATTCCTCGACTGATTGTTGGTCGCCGCGGTGGAACCTCATGGCTTACTCGTATTCACCCAGCGTCAGAATCGGTTTTACCACTGAGTCTGGAGGAAGCACAGAACATTCTTGAGGAACTGATTTCGACATCAGGAAAAACTGGAACTACTCCTCATGTCACTCTGAGAGAGGGTGCCCAGACAGAGGCAAGCTTCCTTTCTTCTGTCAGTCGTGCTGTGGAACGCATCAACACGGGTGAGGTCGACAAGGTTGTTCTCTCACGCGATCTCCAGGGAAGTCTTTCCGAGAACTCAGATCTTCGCTTTCCTCTAAAACGCTTAGCTGAAAGCTATCCCGACTGTTGGACGTTCAGTGTCGACGGATTGTTTGGTTCGAGTCCGGAAACCTTGGTCGGTGTGCACGGAAACAAAGTTCAGGCTCGAGTATTGGCGGGAACAGCACGTAGAGGAAGTGACACAAACTCTGATCTTGAAAGCGCTGCCGCTCTTGCATCGAGCCACAAAGATCTCGACGAACATGGCTTTGCGACCCGTTCTGTTTTAGATGCTCTTGCACCCTTCACGGGAGCACTCACGGTCAGCGATTCACCCTTCACCTTGAAGCTGCCTAATGTCTGGCATTTGGCAACGGATATTGCGGGAACTCTCTCGACCGGATCCTCATCTTTGGATTTGGTGGATGCCCTGCACCCAACCGCAGCAGTCGCAGGAACTCCCACGGCAGTAGCAGTCACTGTGATTGATGACTTAGAACCATTCGATCGAGGAAGATATGCCGGTCCAGTGGGCTGGGTCGGTGCAAATGGCGACGGCGAATGGGCAATCGCACTGCGATGTGCCCAAGTTTCCGGGGGTACCATCACGGCATATGCCGGATGTGGAATAGTTTCTGATTCCATTCCAGAAAAGGAATTAGTCGAGACGGAAATGAAATTCCGACCGATTATTGACGCCTTTAGCTAACGAGTCAGCACAACTTCAATAATCTCTGGCCCTTCGCCTGCAGCAGTTAGAGCGCGTTCAAACTCACTCACTGTAGCCACTCTCGTGAATCTCCAGCCATATGCGGTAGCTAGTGCGTGGAAATCAACTTCTTGCGGAGTGAGGAAGACACGATCCATGCTTTCACGTGGAGCGGTCTGTCCTACCTCAAGAGCATCAAAGATTGTTCCACCGCCATCGTTTCCGATGATGACCTGAACACGTGGTCGGGTCTCTTGCTCACCAAAAAGAAGGGCTCCCGCATCATGTAGTGCTGCGAGGTCGCCGACCACAATCCTTGTCAACGCAGCCTCTGCCGCTAAAGCAATTCCTACGCCCGTTGCGATGTTGCCATCGATGCCGGCAAGACCTCGGTTAGCGTGAACGGCAATCTTCTTACCGCCAACAAATTTGTCGGCGACACGAATCAATCGTGAAGCGCCAAAGACTAAACGGTCGTGAGGCCACGTTGCACGCCAGACTGCATCTACAAGAAGTTCTCTGTTGAGGGGAACTCGTGATGCTGCGACTTCAGCTTTGAGGAATGCTTTCTTATCCTCAATGCTCTCCGAGCGTGACGCAGAAATGTTGGGTGCGGTTGCCAGTGCTGCATCAATGCTGTTCGTTTCAATTTCAGTAAAGACTTCCCGGCCGGTGTGAATCCATAGGCTGAGCCATTTCTGATCAACCTCACCAGGTTCAACCTCTACCTCGTTGACGAATGCTGCAACGTTGAGACCAGGGTTATACCCTTCTGGGGCTTGACTCCTCACAACAATCGTTTCAATTCCTGTCGTTGAGTCAGCAATGACTGCCGGAACTTCACGACTGAGCGTGGGGTGACCAAATACAATAATGCGTTCAATCTGGGAAGTGAGTTCAGGCATCGATAAGAGTTGGCGATAAGCAGGAACAAGATTCCTGCCATATCGAGCCCCACTTGTTACCTCCGCAATCAGCGGCCACCCACCCTCATGGGCAACTTCTTCAGCCCGAGGGCCAGCATCAGCTCCCGCAATAACAATGGTGCGAGGACCTCGGTCCAGTTGAACTGTGATTGCTGGCTCAGAATTTATCTGCGCATTGGTTGTTTGCTGACTTAGCTGGCGAAGATCAATGGGGGAGGACAGTGGCTCACGAAAAGCAAGATTGAGATGCACAGGGCCTGGCGCATAAGGATCTGTTGCTACTCGCCACGCCTGTTCAGCAAGTTCATGTGCGCGCCGAACAACGGTTCCTCCAGGAACTGGAGCAGGCTCGTCAATGCTGAAGCGAACTGCAGGGCCAAAAATGTCATGTTGATGTGTTGTTTGGTTACTACCGATTTCACGAAGCTCTTCTGGACGGTCAGCTGTGACAACAATCATGGGAACACCAGCATGGTGAGCTTCAAGAACAGCAGGATGCAGATTTGCTACTGCTGAGCCCGAGGTCGTGATTACTACTGCTGGGGTTGAAGTTTCGACAGCCATACCCAGTGCAACGAACCCAGCGATACGTTCATCGATGCGTACGTGTAATTTCACATCGCCACGACGCTCAAGTTCTGCAGCTACAAGAGCAAGTGCTTGAGAACGTGAACCCGGAGCTAGAACTATGTGTTCGACACCCAGCTCAATCAGAGAGGGAAGAAACTCAGCAGCAAAAACTGAGGAAGGTGCCGCCTTGGTCACGATGAGCCGCCGGGTGGATCTTTTGGTGGGAAATTCAGGCCACGGAGAAAGTCTGGATCATCATCAGGAGCAATAGTTCCGCGAGGGCCTTTGCCTTTGGGCCCGCGACCAACGGTGAACCACAGGATAGGTCCCACGACAGGTATCACAATGACAACCACTATCCACAAGCCCTTGGGAACTCCGCGAACACGGAATCGGTCCATGAATATCACATCCACCAAAGCAAAGACGGTGAGTGCGATAGCAATAGCGATACCGATGATGAATAACCGAGTCATGATGTATCTAAGTTTAGGCAGGCTCTGAGCTAGCACACAGCCTGTGACATTTAGACTGAATACGTGAAAAAGACTCAATGGCTCTGGTTCAGCCTCATTCGCTTGGCTGCTTTTGCTGTTCCACTGGTTATCACGCTCTTGTTGGGAATTACTCCCTGGCTTGCAGCTCTGCTATCAGCGATTATCGGTTTCTGCATTTCTTATATCTTCTTTGCGAACCGTCGCAATGCCCTCTCAACAACACTGTATGAAAAGCGCGCAGCCAAAGCAGCTGAAAAAGCAGACAAAGACGCTGAAGCCGAAGATGCTGAGGTAGAGAATCTGCTAGCTGAAGAAGGCAAAGGCCAGGCCTAAGCCATACAACAAACCAGTCAAGCTCGAAAGTTTGAGGGCGAGGACATATTCCTGTGCCGACTTAGATGTAATGGTGATTAGGCATGCGGGTAGCGCTGCCAAGAGCGCGAAATAGGTCAACTGCACTACAGGGTAGAACAAACCTAAATACGTAGCGATTCCGAAGGGAAGAAGAATAAGCACGCAGAACAAGACTGATGAAGCTCGCGCACCCATTCGAACGGCAAGTGTCTTTTTGCCAGCTTGAGTGTCGGTGGGAATATCACGGATGTTGTTGACGACGAGAACCGCACAAGAAATGAGGCCGATTCCCACTGCACCGAAAATGCTCTCGTCATTGACGAGCCCCGCCTGAACATAGGTTGTTCCCATCGTTGCAACCAAACCAAAGAAGATAAACACCATGACTTCACCTAAGCCGGCATATCCATATGGTCGCTTGCCGCCGGTGTAGAACCAGGCAGCTGCAAGAGCAAGAACACCGATTGCCGTAATCCACCACAGCTGGGTCATGATCTCAATAGCCAAGCCGGCCGCTGCGGCAATAGCGAAGAAAGCGAGGGCTACTGCAAGTACCCGCTTGGGTGCAACAGCTCCAGATCCTGTGAGTCGAGGGGGCCCCACACGAAAGTCATCAGTGCCACGAATGCCATCTGAATAGTCATTGGAGTAGTTGACTCCAATCTGCAACGAAAGCGCAACGACAAGGCACAGCAAAGCTAATGGTGCATTGAACTTGTCGACAATAGACGCTGCGCCTGACCCGATGAGAACAGGGGCAACGGCGAGAGGAAGTGTGCGAATGCGAGCACCAGAAATCCAATCGCCCACTGTTGCCGGTTTGGGCTTGTGCGACTGGTTCTTCTTCTTGGAAGTGCTCATACCTCGAGCCTACTTCTGTGCTGAGGCATATTCGGAAAGTGCAACCATGTCAGGTTTGCCTGAACTCAGCCGAGGAATCTCTGGGATGAAACAGACAACTTTGGGTGCTGCGACGCGTCCAAGTTCCGCAACGATAGCGTCATAAACCGTTGCAGAAATCTCGCCAGCATCAGGCTCGCCAGGGATAACCACTGCGGGACGAAGTCCCCATTCCGAATCTGGAATATGAACGACAACCCCGGAATTGCAGCCCTGGATGCCTGTAACAACAGCCTCGACAGCATCAAGATCGATCTTCAAACCTCCAGAAGTAATGATCCTATCGAGTCGTCCGAGCACCATCAGAACCCCATTAACAAAAGTCCCGGCATCTCCAGTCCTGTACCATCTCATTCCATTCCGATTAAGGAATACATCTGCACTTCTGATTGGATCACCCACATACTCGGTTGCCAACTGCGGTGCTGCAATGAGAATTTCGCCCGTGTCCGGATCAATCTCAATGGTCACCCCTGGAAGTGGAACACCGTCGTAGACACAGCCACCTGCGGTTTCACTGGAACCATAGGTAGTCACAATATTGAGACCTGCTTCTTCTGCTCTTTCGCGCAGTTCGCGCTCAAGTGCCTGGCCGCCAATCAAGATGGCAGACAATGACTGTGCGGTCTCTGCCCGCTCTGGGTGTTCCTCAATTTCATCGAGAACCCGAGCTAGTTGAACAGGAACAAGAGCTGTGTAGCGACGCTGTCCTGTCATCTGTTCAATGGCATCCAGAAACATCTGCGCATCGAAAGGTCCTGCTGACATAAAAACAGGATCAGTGTCCGAATAGAGAGAACGAACAAGTACAGAAACTCCCGCGATATAGGTCAGCGGTAACGCCAGTAGCCATTGCCCTGGTCCACCCAAGCGTTCGTGTGCTGCATTCGCACTTGCTTGAAGTGCAGCTGCGCTGAGAGCAACCGCCTTGGGGCGTCCAGAAGTACCCGAGGTTTGGATTAGCAGCGCAGTGCCATCAGGAGCCTGTGTAATTGTCTCTTCGTTGGCAGCCACAAGTCTGGATGCCCGAGGGTCTCTAACTAAGACGGCCGGTCCCTTGCCAGCGAGTGCACGCGCTAAATGTTCTTGCACCTGTTCAGGTGCAGTGGCATCACAGAGAACAATCTCGGTCATCTTTAGTAGTGCCAGGGAAAAGCAGACCAGTCAGGCTCGCGCTTTTCCAGGAAAGAGTCTCTGCCTTCGACTGCCTCATCTGTGCCATAAGCCAAGCGGGTCGCCTCCCCGGCAAAAACCTGTTGCCCCATGATGCCGTCATCAACCGCGTTGAAGGCGAACTTCAACATGCGAATAGCTGTAGGAGATTTCGTCATAATTGTGCGTGCCCAGGCAAGTGCTTCAGTCTCGAGATCGGCATGATCAACAACCTTGTTAACGGCACCCATTTCGTAGGCACGTTGTGCACTGTATTCCTCTGCAAGGAAGAACACCTCTCGCGCAAACTTCTGTCCAACCTGTCTGGCAAAATATGCGCTGCCGTATCCAGCATCAAAAGAGCCAACGTCGGCATCTGTTTGCTTGAAGTGAGCATGCTGCCGGCTGGCAATAGTCAGATCACACACAACATGCAGTGAGTGCCCGCCCCCGGCTGCCCATCCAGGAACTACTGCGATAACGACCTTGGGCATGGTTCTGATCAGACGTTGAACTTCCAGGATGTGCAAGCGGCCTGTGCCAGTGGAGCCATCTGCATATTCGTATCCAGCTTTTCCGCGAATTCGCTGATCCCCACCCGAGCAAAAAGCCCAACCGCCGTCCTTTGGGCTGGGGCCGTTGCCGGTGATGAGTACGACACCAACCTTGCTGTTCTGCCTAGCATCATCGAGAGCTCGATAAAGCTCATCTACTGTTTGGGGTCGAAATGCATTCCGCACCTCAGGACGATTAAAGGCAATACGAGCAACCTGCCCCATTACGTCGAGGTGGTAGGTAATATCCGTGAACCCTTCAGAACCGGGTGCGAGAACCCACTCAGTGGGGTCAAAAATCTCAGAAACCTCAGATGCCATAACACCAGCCTACGCAAGCTCAGGCGATGAGTGGGAGACTAGGCATGTGGAACCAACCCTCAACGAGCTCAGAAAGAGCGCACATGTGCTCTCTCTCCCGCTTGCTGTGAAATTTCGTGGTATCTGGTCACGAGAAATCATGCTCTTCAAAGGTCCCCGAGGGTGGACTGAATTTAGCCCCTTTGTTGAATACAACGATGATGAGGCGGTGAACTGGCTCAAGGCAGCGATTGAATTCGGCTGGACTGCCGCAGCGCCACTGGTTCGGGATTCAGTGATGGTCAATGCAACGATTCCCGCCGTGGATGCCGAGCAAGTCCGTGAAGTTTTAGCTCACTTCGATGGCTGCAGAACAGCCAAGGTCAAGGTGTGTGAATCAGGCCAGTCACTGGCAGAAGACATTGCCCGAGTGAGGGCTGTCCGTGCAGTCATGGGGCCTGAAGGACGTATTCGTCTAGACGCCAACGGTGGATGGAATGTTGATGAGGCAGAGCATGCTTTCCATGCTTTAGCCGAATTTGACCTCGAATATGTTGAACAACCCTGCTCCTCTCTCGAGGAACTGGCTGAACTACGCGAGCGCACCCACTACATGGACATCCCCATCGCTGCAGATGAGAGCATCCGCAAAGCCGACGATCCTCTTGCCGTTGCCCAGGCTGTCGCAGCAGACATTCTGGTGCTCAAAGCTCAGCCGTTAGGTGGTATTTCATCCATCCTTGAGATAGCTCAGCAAGTTTCTCTTCCCATCGTGATCTCGAGTGCGCTGGAATCTTCTGTGGGCATCTCGATGGGTTTGCATGCGGCAGCTGCTCTTCCGCATTTGGAGTATGACTGTGGTTTAGGAACTGCCTCGTTGTTGGCTGCTGATGTCACCAAGAGGCCTTTAGCCGCCCAAGCAGGTTCAATCCCCGTCCAGAGAGTTGATGTGGACGAAGAAATGCTGAGCAGCTTGGCCGCTCCTCCAGACACCATTTCGTGGTGGCAGGAGCGACTAGAACGCTGCTATGCCCTGCTATAAACCTGAGTAGGCGTGCAAGCCCTTGAAGAAGATGTTAACTACTGTGAAGTTGAAAATCACGGCAGCGAAACCAACAATGGCAAGCCACGCAGAGCGTGTTCCACGCCAGCCACGTGTCGACCGGGCGTGAATGTAGCCGGCGTAGACGGTCCAAATGATGAAGGTCCACACTTCTTTGGTGTCCCAGCCCCAGTAACGTCCCCACGCCTTTTCAGCCCAGATTGCGCCGGCGATAAGAGTGAAGGTCCACAACACAAAGCCGATGATGATGAGCCGGTAGGCGTAATTCTCAAGTTGAACAGAGTCTGGTAATCGGGTGAGGAATCCCAAACGGGTCTTTTCGTTGGCGGCGACTGCATTCTCTCGTTTCGTCTGAAGGAGTTGCATCAGAGAAAGCGCAAAGCCCAAGGCAAAGAACCCTGTTGCCAGTGTCGCCACAAAGACGTGAATAACCAACCAGTAGGACTGCAATGCTGGTGGAAGCGGAACAACTTCGACGTAGTAACGAGTTGCAGCCAGTCCCAGTAGCAACAGCACCAAACCGGTAATGAAGGCACCAAGGAACTTCATATCCCATTTGAGATTGACTATAAGGAACACGGCAACAATGACCAGAGTTCCTGTCATAGCGAACTCATACATGTTCGCCCAGGGAACTCGTGAGGCAGCAAATCCTCGCATCATGGTTGCAGCAAATTGGAGAATGAATCCCAACACCGTCAGCGACATCGCAATGCGAGCAAGCTTGCGACGTTCAGGAACGACCACGACAGTGCTGGCTTCGCCCACAGGTGCAGAGTCACTACTGGCACCCTTGGCTAGATCTAATGTGAACAGCACAAAGGCAATGGCGTAAATCGCCATCGAAGAGTAGAGGGCAAGGACGGAATACTGCGAAAGAGTGTCTGTCACGAATTCAATCCTAGAGCTCGGTGAATCTTCTCTTTGAGGGTATTGACAGCACTTTCCAAGCTTGGGTCATCACCACGAGCCAGACCAGCACATTCCGCTGTAACCGAACCATCAGAATTTTCTGTGACCGAAACCCACATGCGTCGACGTGGGATAAACAATGACACCAACAAGCCTGCGAGCGCAGCCATGGAGAAGAACAGCACCCAGCCTTGTGTTGGATCTCGGTGAATATCGAGCGAGACAAACTTCTTTACCCCGTCAAACGTGACCGTTCCCAAACCTTGTGGCAACTCGACAGTTTCACCAATTTTCATCTCGAGGGATTTCTGCGGAGCCTTGCGTCCAGCAAGCTTGGTCATGTCTTCGGTATCGAGTGCATAAACCGAACGCGGAATACCGTCATCAAGACCAAGGTCACCAGAGTAGACATCGAGAGTAAGTCGAGGATCAACAAGGTCTGGGTACATCGAGAAGAATGCTCCGCTGTGTCCCTCGCTGACCGTGGGGTAGAAGAACCCGATCAAGCCAACTTGTTCCTTCAGGCCATCTGGAAGTTTGATCACACCCAGTGAGGTCAGGTTTTTATCCTGTGGCAAGAAGTTCACCGAGTCGGTGAATATGACGTTGCCCTCAGGGTCACGAACAGTGACAGTAGGGGCGTAGCCATTACCCAGGAGGTAAACGTCAGTGCCCTCGATGCGCAAAGGCTCGTTAACTTTGATGACTTGCTTCTGGGGTTCTTGCCCCTTGACCTGGGTAGTCACCTCAGCGGTGTAGTCAACCGGCTGCCCGATAGCGTTCGTGTTTTGTTCCTCATAAACAGTCGTGAATTTGTCCAAGGTAATTGTGTAAGGCGGTAACGAAGAGGAGTTGAAGAATCGTCCTGGGTTGAACGAGTCGAAGGCAATCAAACTGTTCGTGAATGCTTGGCCCTCATAAATTGCGCGCTGGCCCGCAAAGCCAAAGCCACCGCCGAAACCAACCGCAATGAGAACACCCACGAGCGCAAAGTGGAAAACAAGGTTTCCTGTTTCCCGCATATAGCCACGCTCTGCCGAAACTGTAATGGCTGCCGGACTGACGAGCTTCCCCGTGCCTGTTGCAGGCCGGTCATAGCGTGCAACGCGGTAACGGTCTGCTTTGAGCACAGCTTTGGATGCCTCGAGCACCTCTTCAGCACTCTTGCCCGATACGGTGAGTTCTGCATGAGCAGGAAGGCGTCCCAGGTTTGCCGGAGTTGCCGGGGGCTGTGCACGCAATGCCTCAAAGTGGTGCTTCGTGC from Aurantimicrobium sp. MWH-Uga1 encodes:
- a CDS encoding o-succinylbenzoate synthase; translation: MEPTLNELRKSAHVLSLPLAVKFRGIWSREIMLFKGPRGWTEFSPFVEYNDDEAVNWLKAAIEFGWTAAAPLVRDSVMVNATIPAVDAEQVREVLAHFDGCRTAKVKVCESGQSLAEDIARVRAVRAVMGPEGRIRLDANGGWNVDEAEHAFHALAEFDLEYVEQPCSSLEELAELRERTHYMDIPIAADESIRKADDPLAVAQAVAADILVLKAQPLGGISSILEIAQQVSLPIVISSALESSVGISMGLHAAAALPHLEYDCGLGTASLLAADVTKRPLAAQAGSIPVQRVDVDEEMLSSLAAPPDTISWWQERLERCYALL
- the ccsB gene encoding c-type cytochrome biogenesis protein CcsB, producing MAIYAIAFVLFTLDLAKGASSDSAPVGEASTVVVVPERRKLARIAMSLTVLGFILQFAATMMRGFAASRVPWANMYEFAMTGTLVIVAVFLIVNLKWDMKFLGAFITGLVLLLLGLAATRYYVEVVPLPPALQSYWLVIHVFVATLATGFFALGFALSLMQLLQTKRENAVAANEKTRLGFLTRLPDSVQLENYAYRLIIIGFVLWTFTLIAGAIWAEKAWGRYWGWDTKEVWTFIIWTVYAGYIHARSTRGWRGTRSAWLAIVGFAAVIFNFTVVNIFFKGLHAYSGL
- a CDS encoding cytochrome c biogenesis protein ResB; this encodes MSRPSDHYDSAADAKIVNPQLGVVGWLRWFWRQLTSMRTALLLLLLLAIAAVPGSLVPQRSSDPNGVSQYFVDHKDVAPILDQFQLFDVYSSAWFSAIYLLLFISLIGCVLPRTKHHFEALRAQPPATPANLGRLPAHAELTVSGKSAEEVLEASKAVLKADRYRVARYDRPATGTGKLVSPAAITVSAERGYMRETGNLVFHFALVGVLIAVGFGGGFGFAGQRAIYEGQAFTNSLIAFDSFNPGRFFNSSSLPPYTITLDKFTTVYEEQNTNAIGQPVDYTAEVTTQVKGQEPQKQVIKVNEPLRIEGTDVYLLGNGYAPTVTVRDPEGNVIFTDSVNFLPQDKNLTSLGVIKLPDGLKEQVGLIGFFYPTVSEGHSGAFFSMYPDLVDPRLTLDVYSGDLGLDDGIPRSVYALDTEDMTKLAGRKAPQKSLEMKIGETVELPQGLGTVTFDGVKKFVSLDIHRDPTQGWVLFFSMAALAGLLVSLFIPRRRMWVSVTENSDGSVTAECAGLARGDDPSLESAVNTLKEKIHRALGLNS